Proteins from a single region of Streptococcus oralis:
- a CDS encoding AraC family transcriptional regulator, translating to MLVFSEYQTGTIDLSLSFYGYEECTPNYSFGPAIRDTYVLHYITKGKGQFHYKGKIVDLKVGDFFLLKPDELTFYQADSQDPWAYYWLGITGGRAPDYFALSQISDQSYLIQSETSHTQTTAKLVENIVRFAQITKSNELAQLHIMGQLHELMFHLGTIAPNQKKENISSTHQLYLDCKRLIDSHYPQSLTIQDLAKELSVHRSYLTSVFKEFHQLSPKEYLLFVRMNRAQQLLEHTNETIKVIAYSVGFSDPLHFSKAYKQFFHKTPSQTRNEYAHSLLARKENQ from the coding sequence ATGCTCGTTTTTTCAGAATACCAGACTGGAACAATTGATCTTTCTCTTAGCTTTTACGGCTATGAAGAATGCACGCCTAACTACTCTTTTGGCCCAGCTATTCGAGATACCTATGTACTCCATTACATTACTAAAGGAAAAGGTCAATTCCATTATAAGGGGAAAATTGTTGATTTAAAGGTAGGAGATTTCTTTTTACTAAAACCAGATGAATTAACATTCTATCAAGCAGATAGCCAGGATCCTTGGGCTTACTACTGGTTGGGGATCACTGGAGGAAGAGCACCTGACTACTTTGCTCTATCTCAAATTTCTGACCAATCCTACCTAATCCAATCTGAAACTAGTCATACCCAGACAACTGCAAAACTCGTTGAAAATATTGTCCGTTTCGCTCAGATTACAAAATCAAATGAATTGGCTCAACTCCACATCATGGGACAACTCCATGAACTGATGTTTCATCTAGGAACTATTGCTCCTAATCAGAAAAAAGAGAATATTTCATCAACCCACCAACTCTATCTTGACTGCAAACGATTAATTGATAGTCACTATCCACAATCGCTCACCATTCAAGATTTAGCAAAAGAGCTATCGGTTCATAGAAGTTACTTAACTAGTGTGTTTAAAGAATTTCACCAACTCTCTCCAAAAGAATATTTACTTTTCGTTCGAATGAACCGTGCTCAACAGTTACTAGAGCACACCAATGAAACAATCAAAGTCATTGCATATTCTGTAGGTTTTTCAGATCCACTACATTTCTCAAAAGCCTACAAACAGTTCTTTCATAAAACACCTAGTCAAACTCGAAATGAATACGCTCACTCCCTCTTAGCTAGAAAGGAAAATCAATGA
- a CDS encoding alpha-galactosidase, translating into MGIRIENNLFYVESKGLSLIIENRDGFLLLKHLGKTIKNYRGSNSVYERDHAFSGNPIATNRTFSLDTQRQIFGQHGLGDFRKPTLQVQHDATEVTDFRFVEAKILKGQNGPQGLPSPHSMDATETLALILKDPKAQLSLTLYYTAFDNDATIASYSKLENNSNQEVVIHKDFSFMADFPAAAYEIVTLQGAYAREKTVRRQQVEQGIFSISSNRGASGHAQTPALLLCDQEVTEDAGNVFALQLLYSGNFEAFVQKNQLNEVRVAIGINPENFSWKLDAEENFETPVALVTYSDKGLTGISHESQNFVLKHIMPSEFSKKERPILINNWEATYFDFQREKLLELADEAKKIGIELFVLDDGWFGNRFDDNRALGDWRVNEEKLGGSLESLISAIHERDLQFGLWLEPEMISVDSDLYRKHPDWAIQVPGYEHTYSRNQLVLNLANPQVVEYLKNVLDELLSHHKIDYIKWDMNRNITNLGNGSVYLETQMQSHQYMLGLYELVSYLTEKHSHILFESCSGGGGRNDLGMMRYFPQVWASDNTDAIARLPIQYGSSYLYPTISMGAHVSAVPNHQMGRMTPLETRGHVAMMGNLGYELDLTSLSDDEKAEIANQVNLYKELRPVVQLGKQYRLINPNAESNEAAVQFNYGNQTIVTYVRVLSVVETMETTLKLKDLEVEGLYELEGTNIVYSGAELMYAGLTVTLSPGDFLSRQYKFKRLY; encoded by the coding sequence ATGGGAATTCGGATAGAGAATAATCTATTTTACGTTGAGAGTAAAGGTCTAAGTTTGATTATTGAAAATAGGGATGGGTTCTTATTATTAAAACATTTAGGAAAGACTATTAAGAACTATAGAGGTTCTAATAGTGTTTATGAACGCGATCATGCTTTTTCAGGTAATCCCATAGCTACTAATCGAACCTTTAGTTTGGATACGCAACGCCAAATTTTTGGGCAACATGGTTTGGGTGACTTTAGAAAACCAACTTTACAGGTTCAACATGATGCAACTGAAGTAACAGACTTTCGATTTGTAGAAGCAAAGATTTTAAAAGGTCAGAATGGTCCACAGGGCTTACCTTCTCCACACAGCATGGATGCTACAGAGACGCTTGCCTTGATTTTAAAAGATCCTAAGGCTCAACTTAGTCTGACTTTGTATTATACAGCTTTTGATAATGATGCGACAATTGCTAGCTACAGCAAATTGGAAAATAATAGCAATCAGGAAGTTGTCATCCATAAGGACTTTTCTTTCATGGCTGATTTTCCTGCTGCAGCTTACGAAATAGTGACTCTACAAGGAGCTTATGCTCGTGAAAAGACTGTCCGACGTCAACAGGTAGAACAAGGAATCTTTTCGATTAGTTCGAATCGTGGAGCTTCTGGGCATGCTCAAACACCAGCTCTTCTCTTATGTGATCAAGAAGTTACAGAGGATGCTGGGAATGTGTTTGCTCTGCAACTACTGTATAGTGGAAACTTTGAAGCTTTTGTTCAAAAGAATCAACTGAATGAAGTTCGGGTGGCTATTGGGATTAATCCAGAAAACTTTTCTTGGAAGTTAGATGCTGAGGAAAATTTTGAAACACCGGTAGCTTTAGTGACCTATTCAGATAAGGGATTAACTGGTATTAGTCATGAAAGTCAGAATTTTGTACTTAAGCATATTATGCCAAGTGAATTTTCTAAAAAAGAACGTCCAATTCTAATCAATAATTGGGAAGCTACTTACTTTGACTTTCAGAGAGAAAAACTGTTAGAGTTGGCAGATGAAGCTAAGAAAATTGGAATAGAACTTTTTGTATTAGATGATGGGTGGTTTGGTAATCGCTTTGATGATAATCGTGCTTTAGGTGACTGGCGTGTTAATGAGGAAAAATTGGGTGGAAGTCTTGAAAGTCTGATTTCAGCGATCCATGAAAGAGATTTACAGTTTGGGCTTTGGTTAGAACCGGAGATGATTTCTGTTGATAGCGACTTGTATCGTAAACATCCTGACTGGGCTATTCAGGTTCCAGGTTATGAGCATACCTATTCTCGAAATCAATTAGTACTTAATCTTGCCAATCCTCAGGTAGTAGAATATTTGAAAAATGTTTTAGATGAACTCCTCTCTCATCATAAAATTGACTACATCAAATGGGATATGAACCGCAATATCACTAATCTGGGGAATGGTTCAGTTTATCTGGAAACCCAGATGCAGTCTCATCAGTATATGTTGGGGCTTTACGAACTCGTTTCTTATCTGACAGAGAAACACAGTCATATTCTCTTTGAGTCCTGCTCTGGTGGTGGTGGACGAAATGATCTTGGCATGATGCGCTATTTCCCACAAGTCTGGGCTAGTGATAATACTGATGCCATTGCACGTTTACCAATTCAATACGGTTCATCCTATCTCTATCCAACCATTTCTATGGGGGCTCATGTGTCAGCAGTACCAAATCATCAGATGGGACGAATGACACCATTGGAAACTCGTGGTCATGTAGCAATGATGGGAAATTTGGGTTATGAGCTTGATTTGACAAGTTTATCAGATGATGAGAAAGCTGAGATTGCTAATCAGGTGAACTTGTATAAAGAATTGCGACCAGTAGTCCAGTTGGGAAAACAGTATAGGTTAATCAATCCCAATGCTGAATCCAATGAAGCAGCTGTACAATTTAACTATGGAAATCAAACGATTGTAACCTACGTCCGAGTCCTATCAGTTGTGGAAACAATGGAAACCACCTTGAAACTGAAAGACTTAGAAGTGGAAGGGCTTTATGAACTGGAAGGGACAAACATTGTTTACTCGGGTGCAGAGCTCATGTATGCAGGTTTAACTGTTACCTTATCACCAGGAGATTTTTTGAGTAGACAGTATAAATTCAAAAGACTATACTAA
- a CDS encoding extracellular solute-binding protein: MKWYKKAGFLLVAGASLLGLVACGQNNQSADGKVTIEFFNQKTEMADTLQRIVDDFEKEHPNIDVKLTTVPAAGIVLKTRILSGDVPDIINIYPQNMDFQEWAKAGYFADMTGKPYLENIKNDYAEKYAINNKVYSVPLTANLYGIYYNKTKFKELGLEEPKTFKEFQEIVKKIKDSGNSPFAVAGNEGWTLNGYHQLSLITLTGSGGAANNYLRFSKPNAISADDAILKADAERLDLLADNAQDGWRGASYNDAVVAFSSGKALMMPQGSWALAAINQQDPKFEVGMFAFPGEEVGKEVTVGAGDMALSTSATTKHPKETEEFISYMTSPKAMQSYYDVDGSPVAVKGIQEKEDSALTEISKLAFTDKHYVWLGQHWNSEEDFFNLSAGYLMDKNLKNMANNLNAFFNPMKADLD; the protein is encoded by the coding sequence ATGAAATGGTATAAGAAAGCAGGTTTTCTTTTAGTAGCTGGGGCAAGTTTACTAGGCTTAGTGGCTTGTGGTCAGAATAATCAATCAGCTGATGGTAAGGTAACGATTGAGTTTTTTAACCAGAAGACCGAGATGGCAGACACCTTGCAAAGGATAGTGGATGATTTTGAAAAGGAACACCCTAATATTGATGTGAAGCTGACTACAGTACCCGCAGCTGGAATTGTTCTGAAGACTCGGATTTTATCAGGAGATGTTCCAGATATTATTAATATCTATCCTCAAAATATGGATTTTCAGGAGTGGGCGAAGGCAGGCTATTTTGCAGATATGACAGGAAAACCCTATCTTGAGAACATCAAGAATGACTATGCCGAAAAGTATGCAATCAATAACAAGGTTTATAGTGTGCCTTTAACGGCTAACCTCTATGGAATTTATTACAATAAAACAAAGTTTAAAGAATTAGGACTTGAGGAACCGAAGACTTTTAAAGAGTTTCAAGAGATTGTTAAAAAAATAAAAGATAGTGGGAATTCTCCATTTGCGGTTGCAGGCAATGAAGGCTGGACATTAAATGGTTACCACCAACTTTCTCTCATTACTCTTACGGGTAGTGGAGGCGCGGCTAATAATTACCTTCGCTTTTCAAAACCAAACGCCATCTCTGCAGATGATGCTATTTTAAAAGCAGATGCAGAACGACTCGATTTATTAGCAGATAATGCTCAAGATGGTTGGCGTGGTGCCTCTTATAATGATGCGGTGGTAGCATTTTCGAGTGGAAAAGCCTTGATGATGCCACAAGGATCATGGGCATTAGCCGCAATTAATCAACAGGATCCAAAATTTGAGGTGGGGATGTTTGCTTTTCCTGGAGAAGAAGTAGGAAAAGAAGTCACTGTTGGTGCAGGGGATATGGCATTATCAACTTCAGCTACTACCAAACACCCTAAGGAAACCGAAGAATTTATCAGCTATATGACTAGTCCAAAAGCTATGCAGTCATATTATGATGTAGATGGATCACCAGTTGCTGTAAAAGGCATACAGGAAAAAGAAGACTCAGCGCTTACAGAGATTTCTAAACTGGCATTTACTGACAAACATTATGTTTGGTTGGGCCAACACTGGAATTCTGAAGAAGACTTTTTTAATCTAAGTGCAGGTTACTTGATGGATAAAAATCTGAAAAATATGGCAAACAATCTCAATGCTTTCTTTAATCCAATGAAGGCAGATTTGGACTAG
- a CDS encoding carbohydrate ABC transporter permease codes for MAIRKFLNKYWGWTFLFIPLALQAIFFYFPMVQGAFYSLTNWTGLTYNYKFVGLNNYKLLMIDGKFFTAISFTLILTLALIIGEITIGVVVARALNSKMKGQTFFRAWFFFPAVLSGLTVSLIFKQFFNYGLPTIGRILGIGFLQESLLGTPVGAVVATIFVLLWQGVAMPIILFLAGLQSIPNDILEAASIDGATSKQTFWKIELPYLLPTISMVFILALKSGLTAFDQIFALTSGGPNNATTSLGLLVYNYAFKSNQYGYANAIALILFLIIGIVSLIQIKLSKKFEI; via the coding sequence ATGGCTATTCGAAAATTTTTAAATAAATACTGGGGTTGGACTTTTTTATTCATCCCGCTTGCTTTACAAGCTATCTTCTTTTACTTTCCAATGGTGCAAGGTGCTTTCTATAGTTTGACGAACTGGACTGGATTAACCTATAATTATAAATTTGTTGGTTTGAATAACTACAAACTGCTGATGATTGATGGGAAATTCTTCACAGCTATATCCTTTACTTTGATTTTAACTCTGGCATTGATTATTGGAGAGATTACGATTGGGGTGGTTGTGGCTCGAGCCTTAAATTCTAAGATGAAGGGGCAGACCTTCTTTAGAGCTTGGTTCTTTTTCCCGGCTGTTTTGTCTGGTTTGACAGTTTCCTTGATTTTTAAACAATTCTTCAACTATGGGCTTCCAACGATTGGAAGAATTTTAGGGATTGGTTTTTTACAAGAGAGTCTATTGGGGACACCAGTCGGAGCGGTAGTGGCAACTATTTTTGTTCTTCTATGGCAAGGAGTAGCAATGCCAATTATTCTCTTTCTTGCTGGTCTTCAGAGTATTCCAAATGATATTTTAGAGGCAGCATCAATTGATGGTGCAACAAGCAAACAAACTTTTTGGAAGATTGAATTGCCCTATTTGCTGCCAACGATTTCTATGGTTTTTATTCTGGCACTTAAGTCCGGTTTGACAGCCTTTGACCAGATTTTTGCCTTGACGAGTGGTGGTCCAAATAATGCTACAACGTCTCTTGGACTTTTAGTCTACAATTATGCCTTCAAGAGTAATCAATATGGATATGCGAATGCAATTGCCTTGATTTTATTCTTAATTATTGGAATTGTTTCTCTGATCCAAATCAAGCTATCAAAGAAATTTGAAATCTAA
- a CDS encoding carbohydrate ABC transporter permease, producing the protein MKKEEKLNQFWKYVLLIVGGILILVPLLVTVFSSFKITKDIMNHFFSLPNPFTLSNYERLISDGIGGYFWNSAVITVLSLIVVAFFIPAAAYSIARNMSKKKAFAIMYSLLILGIFVPFQVIMIPITVMMSKLGLANMWGLVILYLTYAIPQTLFLYVGYIKISIPDSLDEAAEIDGADRFTIYRRIIFPMLKPMHATTLIINALWFWNDFMLPLLILNKDSKMWTLPLFQYNYQGQYFNDYGPSFASYIVGIVTITIVYLIFQKHIISGMSNGAVK; encoded by the coding sequence ATGAAAAAAGAAGAAAAATTGAATCAGTTTTGGAAATATGTCCTCTTGATAGTCGGTGGTATTCTTATACTTGTTCCTTTATTGGTAACAGTATTTAGTTCTTTCAAAATAACTAAGGATATCATGAATCATTTCTTTAGTTTGCCCAATCCTTTTACCCTAAGTAATTATGAACGATTAATTTCGGATGGAATTGGAGGCTATTTCTGGAATTCAGCAGTTATTACGGTGTTATCATTGATTGTAGTAGCTTTCTTTATACCAGCTGCAGCTTATTCCATTGCTCGAAATATGTCCAAGAAAAAAGCCTTTGCAATTATGTATTCGCTCTTGATCTTAGGGATATTTGTTCCATTTCAGGTGATTATGATTCCCATCACAGTTATGATGAGTAAACTCGGTCTAGCGAATATGTGGGGGCTAGTAATACTCTATCTAACTTATGCAATTCCACAGACTCTCTTCTTGTATGTTGGTTATATTAAAATCAGTATACCAGATAGTTTAGATGAAGCTGCAGAAATTGATGGGGCTGATCGTTTTACAATTTATCGTCGAATCATCTTTCCAATGTTGAAGCCCATGCATGCGACAACTTTGATTATCAATGCTCTCTGGTTCTGGAATGACTTTATGCTGCCACTGTTGATTCTGAATAAGGATTCCAAGATGTGGACTTTGCCTCTCTTCCAATACAACTACCAAGGTCAGTACTTCAATGACTATGGCCCAAGTTTTGCATCTTATATTGTGGGAATTGTAACGATAACCATTGTCTACCTCATCTTCCAAAAACATATCATTTCAGGAATGAGTAACGGGGCAGTGAAGTAA
- the gtfA gene encoding sucrose phosphorylase — translation MTIQNKTMLITYSDSLGNNLKDLYENLEEHFGDAIGGVHLLPFFPSTGDRGFAPVDYDEVDPAFGDWEDVKRLGEKYYLMFDFMINHISRQSKYYKDYQEKHEASEFKDLFLNWDKFWPENRPTQSDVDSIYKRKDRAPKQEIVFADGSVEHLWNTFGEEQIDLDVTKEVTMRFIRKTIQHLASNGCDLIRLDAFAYAVKKLNTNDFFVEPDIWNLLDKVRDIAAEYGTELLPEIHEHYSIQFKIADHDYYVYDFALPMVTLYTLYSSRTERLAKWLKMSPMKQFTTLDTHDGIGVVDVKDILTDEEIDYASNELYKVGANVKRKYSSAEYNNLDIYQINSTYYSALGDDDVKYFLARLIQAFAPGIPQVYYVGLLAGKNDLKLLEETKEGRNINRHYYSNEEIAEEVQRPVVKALLNLFSFRNQSEAFDLEGTIDIETPTAHSIVIKRQNKDKSVTAVAEIDLQSQIYQVVENGRKIQF, via the coding sequence ATGACCATTCAAAATAAAACTATGTTGATTACTTACTCAGATAGTCTTGGAAATAACCTTAAAGACCTGTATGAGAATTTGGAAGAACATTTTGGCGATGCTATTGGGGGAGTTCATCTTCTACCATTTTTCCCATCAACAGGGGATCGTGGATTTGCACCAGTTGACTACGATGAAGTGGATCCAGCGTTTGGTGATTGGGAGGATGTTAAGCGTTTAGGTGAGAAATATTATCTTATGTTTGACTTTATGATTAACCATATTTCTCGTCAATCTAAATATTATAAGGACTATCAAGAAAAACATGAAGCTAGTGAATTTAAAGATCTTTTTTTAAACTGGGACAAGTTTTGGCCAGAGAACCGTCCGACACAGTCTGATGTAGATTCAATCTACAAGCGTAAGGATCGTGCACCAAAGCAAGAGATTGTATTTGCAGATGGTTCAGTAGAACATTTGTGGAATACTTTTGGTGAGGAGCAGATTGATCTTGATGTGACCAAAGAAGTAACGATGAGATTCATCCGTAAAACGATTCAACATCTAGCAAGTAACGGATGTGATTTGATTCGTCTAGATGCCTTTGCTTATGCAGTGAAGAAATTGAATACCAATGATTTCTTTGTGGAACCAGATATTTGGAATTTATTGGACAAAGTTCGAGATATCGCTGCTGAGTATGGGACAGAGCTCTTACCTGAGATTCATGAACACTATTCGATTCAGTTTAAAATAGCGGACCATGATTACTATGTTTACGATTTTGCCCTTCCAATGGTAACCCTTTATACTCTTTACAGTTCCAGAACAGAGCGCTTGGCTAAGTGGTTAAAGATGAGCCCGATGAAGCAATTTACGACACTAGATACCCATGATGGGATTGGAGTGGTGGATGTCAAGGATATCCTGACTGATGAGGAAATTGACTATGCTTCAAATGAGCTCTATAAGGTTGGAGCGAATGTCAAACGTAAGTACTCTAGTGCAGAGTATAACAATCTAGATATCTACCAAATCAATTCAACCTACTATTCTGCGCTTGGAGATGATGATGTCAAGTACTTCCTCGCTCGTCTGATTCAAGCTTTTGCTCCAGGCATTCCTCAGGTTTACTATGTGGGTCTATTAGCAGGAAAAAATGACTTGAAATTGTTAGAAGAAACCAAAGAAGGTCGAAATATTAATCGCCATTACTATAGCAATGAGGAAATAGCAGAAGAAGTTCAACGTCCTGTGGTGAAGGCCCTTCTCAATCTATTTTCTTTCCGTAATCAATCAGAGGCCTTTGACCTAGAAGGGACTATTGACATTGAAACACCAACAGCTCACAGCATTGTAATCAAACGCCAAAATAAAGACAAGTCCGTAACAGCAGTAGCAGAAATTGATTTGCAAAGTCAGATCTATCAAGTAGTGGAAAATGGCAGAAAAATTCAGTTCTAA